In Nitratireductor mangrovi, the genomic window GGCGCACCGCTGATCATCGTCTCGGCCCAGATGGTGCTCGGTCGCAAGACGGCATGGCTTCCGGCCTTCCTGATGCGCAAATCGCTGAGCGCCGAGCAGTTCGCCCACCTCACCGAGCGCCTGGCGCCGCGCCTGATGTGGCTCGAAAGGCTGATCCGGCCACGCTACTGGCCCTTCTGGCGCCAGAAGGGCGACCGGATCATCGGCATCGTCGCACTCATCCTGGCAATCGCGGTGGTACTACCGATTCCGCTCGGCAACTGGCTGCCGGCCTTTGCTACCGCGCTGATCGGGCTCGCCCTTTCCGAACGCGACGGCATCCTGTTCGCCATCGGCGTCGGGGTCGGCATTGTCTCGCTCATAGTGATTGCGGTCGTCATCGCTTCCGCAGGCGCCGTGCTGCACCTGATCTGGGCGCATTCCGGCATGACAGGCTGGTAGTTCACGCCCCATCGCGGCTGTGAGCTCTGGTCTAGGCGCGACGTCGCATTTGAATGCCCGCGCGTCGTCTCATAACAAGCAGCACGTTCGGCG contains:
- a CDS encoding exopolysaccharide biosynthesis protein — its product is MDTASDMAVPRPIGRRRPRRLSEVFTRLSADAKDRVTIEAIRDALGDRSFAALLVFFAAFNLIPLPPGASIVLGAPLIIVSAQMVLGRKTAWLPAFLMRKSLSAEQFAHLTERLAPRLMWLERLIRPRYWPFWRQKGDRIIGIVALILAIAVVLPIPLGNWLPAFATALIGLALSERDGILFAIGVGVGIVSLIVIAVVIASAGAVLHLIWAHSGMTGW